One window from the genome of Oryza glaberrima chromosome 3, OglaRS2, whole genome shotgun sequence encodes:
- the LOC127768956 gene encoding precursor of CEP9-like, giving the protein MALNKNVSNICTMLAILVFSLQLFSSQGRPLPDDDGITSEMQIRRYLLSHGNRVVEGAVSPSSEIGGPMVGASGGVRPTNPGHSPGIGHHVVINGNVDDDDVRPTNPGHSPGIGHHAIVNGADDADDVRPTNPGHSPGIGHAVVNGADDDADDVRPTNPGHSPGIGHAFVNKIDGPAGKKKL; this is encoded by the coding sequence ATGGCACTTAACAAGAATGTGTCCAACATTTGCACTATGCTAGCTATACTTGTGTTTTCCCTGCAGCTATTTTCTTCTCAGGGCAGGCCTTTGCCTGACGACGATGGCATCACCTCTGAAATGCAGATCAGGAGATACCTGTTATCGCATGGCAATCGAGTGGTCGAGGGCGCCGTGTCCCCCTCGTCGGAGATTGGCGGTCCCATGGTCGGCGCCTCCGGCGGCGTCCGGCCGACCAACCCAGGGCACAGCCCAGGTATCGGTCATCATGTCGTCATCAATGGCAACGTCGACGACGATGATGTCCGGCCGACGAACCCAGGGCACAGCCCAGGTATCGGTCATCACGCCATCGTCAATGGCGCTGATGACGCCGATGATGTCCGGCCGACGAACCCGGGGCACAGCCCAGGTATCGGTCACGCCGTCGTCAATGGTGCCGACGATGACGCCGACGATGTCCGGCCAACGAACCCGGGGCACAGCCCGGGCATCGGCCATGCCTTCGTCAACAAGATCGATGGCCCAGCTGGGAAGAAGAAGCTCTGA